From the genome of Primulina eburnea isolate SZY01 chromosome 12, ASM2296580v1, whole genome shotgun sequence, one region includes:
- the LOC140807177 gene encoding glyceraldehyde-3-phosphate dehydrogenase A, chloroplastic, whose translation MATAVISSLQVGCSKGLSEFSGLRSSSSALPLTRRLKDDFVSVISFQTSVIGGNKNKKAVVEAKLKVAINGFGRIGRNFLRCWHGRKDSPLDVIVVNDSGGVKQASHLLKYDSTLGTFEADVKAVGADAISVDGKIIKVVSDRNPVNLPWGEMGIDLVIEGTGVFVDRDGAGKHIQAGAKKVLITAPGKGDIPTYVVGVNADDYNHNESIISNASCTTNCLAPFVKVLDQKFGIIKGTMTTTHSYTGDQRLLDASHRDLRRARAAALNIVPTSTGAAKAVALVLPQLKGKLNGIALRVPTPNVSVVDLVVQVQKKTFAEEVNAAFREAADKELNGILSVCDEPLVSVDFRCSDVSSTVDSSLTMVMGDDMVKVIAWYDNEWGYSQRVVDLADIVANNWK comes from the exons ATGGCCACAGCTGTTATTTCATCTCTGCAG GTGGGCTGCAGCAAAGGCCTCTCAGAGTTTTCTGGCCTCCGTAGCTCATCATCAGCACTTCCACTTACCCGGAGACTCAAGGACGACTTCGTATCCGTCATCTCCTTCCAGACATCAGTT ATTGGCGGAAACAAGAACAAGAAAGCAGTTGTGGAGGCCAAACTGAAGGTGGCAATAAATGGATTTGGAAGGATCGGAAGGAACTTCTTGAGGTGTTGGCATGGAAGAAAGGACTCCCCACTGGACGTGATCGTCGTTAACGACAGTGGAGGTGTTAAACAGGCCTCTCACCTTCTGAAATATGATTCTACACTTGGTACATTTGAGGCAGATGTTAAGGCCGTCGGTGCCGATGCCATCTCCGTCGATGGAAAGATCATTAAAGTCGTGTCGGATCGTAATCCAGTCAATCTCCCTTGGGG GGAAATGGGGATTGATTTGGTAATTGAGGGAACTGGAGTGTTTGTTGATCGAGATGGTGCGGGGAAACACATTCAAGCCGGAGCAAAGAAGGTTCTTATTACAGCACCTGGAAAGGGAGACATTCCTACTTATGTTGTTGGTGTGAATGCCGATGATTACAACCACAACGAGTCCATCATTAGCAATGCTTCCTGCACAACCAACTGCCTCGCACCTTTTGTTAAAGTGCTCGATCAAAAGTTCG GTATCATAAAGGGAACAATGACCACGACACACTCCTACACAGGAGACCAGAGGCTTCTTGATGCAAGCCACCGTGATCTGAGACGAGCAAGAGCCGCAGCACTGAACATAGTGCCTACATCTACTGGTGCAGCAAAGGCCGTCGCCCTTGTTCTTCCCCAACTCAAAGGGAAGCTCAATGGCATTGCCCTTCGTGTCCCCACCCCTAATGTCTCAGTGGTGGACCTTGTCGTCCAGGTCCAGAAGAAGACATTTGCAGAGGAAGTGAATGCGGCATTTAGAGAGGCAGCGGATAAAGAGCTCAATGGGATCTTATCGGTTTGTGATGAACCACTTGTTTCAGTGGACTTCCGTTGCAGTGACGTATCATCCACTGTGGATTCATCCCTGACAATGGTCATGGGAGATGATATGGTTAAGGTTATTGCTTGGTACGATAACGAATGGGGCTACTCACAGAGGGTTGTTGATCTTGCTGACATTGTTGCCAACAATTGgaaatga